A single window of Solanum dulcamara chromosome 5, daSolDulc1.2, whole genome shotgun sequence DNA harbors:
- the LOC129889056 gene encoding BAG family molecular chaperone regulator 2-like translates to MIKRKLKFNGKKAERMSTAAGGDLKEEVIEWEMRPGGMLVQRRTDNSDHPITPNLRIRVAYGAARYEISVNPHATFGELKKLLTEETGLEPGEQRLICRGKERENGEYLDMCGVKDRSKVILIEDPESKEKRFIQMRKNAKIQATHRFINNVSIEIDKLAQQISAIEKSIGNGKKVAELQITTLIEMLMRQAVKLDNISIEGDTIAQKNLQGQRVQKCVETLDLLKVANAKVKPVIITTKWEFFDPPPATTSWQLFD, encoded by the exons ATGATAAAGAGAAAACTGAAATTCAACGGCAAAAAAGCCGAGAGGATGTCGACGGCAGCCGGTGGAGACTTGAAGGAAGAGGTAATTGAATGGGAGATGAGGCCCGGCGGGATGTTAGTTCAGAGAAGGACTGATAATTCCGACCATCCAATTACTCCCAATTTGCGGATTCGTGTGGCGTATGGTGCTGCGCGATATGAGATCTCCGTCAATCCTCACGCCACTTTTG GTGAATTGAAGAAGCTATTAACCGAAGAAACAGGGTTAGAACCTGGAGAACAAAGATTAATATGCAggggaaaagaaagagagaatggAGAATATTTAGACATGTGTGGAGTGAAAGATAGATCAAAAGTGATTTTAATAGAAGATCCAGAAAGCAAGGAGAAAAGATTCATACAGATGAGGAAGAATGCCAAAATTCAAGCCACACATCGCTTCATTAACAACGTTTCCATCGAGATTGATAAACTTGCTCAACAG ATATCTGCAATTGAAAAGTCAATTGGAAATGGGAAAAAAGTAGCAGAATTACAGATCACCACTTTGATTGAGATGTTAATGAGACAAGCTGTCAAGTTGGATAACATCTCCATAGAAGGAGATACAATTGCCCAGAAGAATTTGCAG GGTCAAAGAGTGCAAAAGTGTGTGGAAACTCTTGATTTGCTCAAAGTTGCTAATGCTAAAGTAAAGCCAGTTATAATCACCACCAAGTGGGAATTTTTTGATCCGCCCCCTGCTACCACAAGTTGGCAattatttgattga